ATTTGGCTGTATGACGAAtcaatatctttttatttttcaggttatttggttgaaatttttataatgtCGACAAAGCCAACACCATTAGAGTTACCTGAGGTCAATTCTATTTTGTATCGTAttcctaatttttatttgacATTTATAGTTCATCATATGCAGAAATTGTTGTATAAGCTTGAACACAAAAAACAGTTATTTCTATTTAAAACGGAGATTCATATAGTTGATCTTAATTATTTTGACAATCTATTTGCGAGGAATTTAAATGGAAAATTTTTTTTAGCTCTGCTTCAACTTCATTTCTACgaaagtggatctttaaaatACAATAGGTTTACAAAAACAACAGGTGATTCTTCTCATCTGTCCTAGTTTTGGTGGACAAATTTACCTAGTACTTGTTGCTGGTGGACGTCATGGttattgaaaaaggaaaatgtaatacgtttaaatattgtataaatttcATGTATGATGATGATTGATTGATCGTCTTCCATTTTTAATGCTAAGTATGAAGTTTTTTGTTAATTCAATAGGATTTGGTTAAAGTGTTGTAGTGGTGTTAAGTACATTTTTTCAATGCAGATGAGCACGATGTCGTTAGACGAAACATTTCATCCGAATAAAGTTAGTGAGAGCACAGAGAGTAGCTCGAGTAGTACTACACCTCTGAAGCCACACACTGGTGGTGATATTCGATGGGATGCGATTAATTCTGCTACTGGTAGAGGTGGACCTCCTCTTAATCTAAGCAATTTTCGATTATTGAAACGTTTAGGATATGGTGATATTGGAAGTGTGTACCTTGTGGAACTCAGGGGAACAAATGCCTTCTTTGCAATGAAAGTGATGGATAAAGGATCTCTTGCTAGTCGAAATAAATTACTCAGAGCACAAACAGAACGCGAGATTCTTAGTCTACTTGACCACCCCTTCTTGCCAACCTTGTATTCACATTTCGAGACTGACAAGTTTTATTGCTTAGTTATGGAGTTCTGCAGTGGAGGTAATCTCCATACGCTCCGTCAAAAACAGCCTAATAAGCATTTCACTGAGGAGGCGTCTAGGTTAGTACATATACGATCTTTATCCTACTCGATGCATAAACGTTTCATGAGTATAATTCATCCtgtttatttgtatatttacaGATTTTATGCATCAGAGGTGTTGTTGGCACTTGAGTATCTGCATATGCTCGGAATTGTTTACAGGGATCTTAAGCCAGAAAATGTACTAGTGAGAGATGAGGGTCATATAATGCTGTCTGATTTTGACTTATCTCTCCGTTGTTCTGTCAATCCAACGCTTGTTAAGTCTTCATCTGTACacggaggaggaggaggaggaaatCCTAGCAGTGGATCGGGCATTTTAGACAATGACAATGCAGTCCAAGGTTGTATTCAGCCCTCGACTTTTTTCCCTCGTAACATTCTTCCTACCAAAAAGAATCGCAAGTCTAAATCAGATTTTGGTCTTTTTGTGGGAGGATCACTCCCTGAGCTTATGGCAGAGCCGACTAATGTGCGTTCCATGTCCTTTGTTGGCACTCATGAGTACTTAGCCCCTGAGATCATCCGCGGAGAGGGTCATGGTAGTGCAGTTGATTGGTGGACTTTTGGCATCTTCTTATATGAACTTCTGCATGGGACAACACCTTTTAAAGGTGCTGGAAATCGTGCAACGCTCTTCAATGTTGTAGGACAGCCTTTGAGATTTCCAGAAACTCCGCAAGTGAGTGCTATTGCACGTGATCTTATACGAGGCCTCCTTGTGAAGGAACCACACAAGAGAATTGCATATAAGAGAGGTGCTACTGAGATAAAACAGCACCCCTTCTTCGAGGGGGTTAATTGGGCCTTGGTAAGAAGTGCTGTTCCTCCCTCTATACCTGAACCTGTCGACTTTGCTCAGTACGCTAGTAAAGATGCATCAGCTCCTTGTTCAGATAAGAAGATGCCAGATACTGAAAGTCATGATAAAAGCAAAAACACTTGTACTGATTCATCATATATCGACTTTGAGTACTTCTAGGAGCGGATTTAAGCTAGTACAAAACTAAATCGAATGGCGTCTAACCAACTCTGTATCATCTTGA
This portion of the Solanum pennellii chromosome 12, SPENNV200 genome encodes:
- the LOC107006822 gene encoding serine/threonine-protein kinase AGC1-7, whose amino-acid sequence is MSTKPTPLELPEMSTMSLDETFHPNKVSESTESSSSSTTPLKPHTGGDIRWDAINSATGRGGPPLNLSNFRLLKRLGYGDIGSVYLVELRGTNAFFAMKVMDKGSLASRNKLLRAQTEREILSLLDHPFLPTLYSHFETDKFYCLVMEFCSGGNLHTLRQKQPNKHFTEEASRFYASEVLLALEYLHMLGIVYRDLKPENVLVRDEGHIMLSDFDLSLRCSVNPTLVKSSSVHGGGGGGNPSSGSGILDNDNAVQGCIQPSTFFPRNILPTKKNRKSKSDFGLFVGGSLPELMAEPTNVRSMSFVGTHEYLAPEIIRGEGHGSAVDWWTFGIFLYELLHGTTPFKGAGNRATLFNVVGQPLRFPETPQVSAIARDLIRGLLVKEPHKRIAYKRGATEIKQHPFFEGVNWALVRSAVPPSIPEPVDFAQYASKDASAPCSDKKMPDTESHDKSKNTCTDSSYIDFEYF